From the bacterium genome, the window GAGGACGTCGGTCAGCCGCCCGTCACGGTGCCGGATGGTCAGCGGGTAGTCGGTGACGAAGCCCTTGGCGAAGACCTGCTCATAGCCCTCGCGGGCCTTCTCCGGCTCGGTGAAGTAGTCCGAGAAGTCGGTCCCGATGAGCTTCTCACGGGGCACCCCGGTCACCTTGATCGAGCCCTCGTTGACGTCGGTGATCTTACCCTCCGGGCTGATCGTGACCAGGGGGTCCAGGCTCGCCTCGATCAGGCTCCGCGCGTACTGCGAGGTGATGCGCGCCCTCTCCTCGGCGCGCTTCCGCTCGGTGATGTCGCGAGCGATCGAGGACGCCCCGATGATCTTGCCGCTCGCGTCGTGGATCGGCGAGACGGTCAGCGAGATGGAGATCGCGCTTCCATCCTTCTTGACCCGCACAGTCTCGTAGTGCTCCACACGGTGGCCGTCCCGGATCTCCTTGAGGATGTTGACCATCTCATCAGGCCGATCCCTGTGGATCAGGACCGAGAACGGTTTGCCGATGATCTCGTCGGCTTTGTAGCCGTAGATCTTCTCGGCGGCCGGGTTCCAGCTCGTAACGACCCCTTCGAGGGTCTTGCTGACGATGGCGTCATCGGAAGAGTCGACGATGGACGCGAGCAGCCCGAGCCGCGTCTCGCCCTCCCCATTCCGCCTCTTTTCAGCCGCGGGCCGCGCGTTGTCTAGCGTAGATCGTGCCATGCGCTCACCACTCCTGAAGAATCGGGCCGCTCTACCGGCCCAGCAGTCAGCCGACCGCCGGCCCAGGTTCCTTCTCTTGATCTACCAGGCGTCGAGGTGGCGGGCCAGAGGATGCCTCCTGGGCCCAGCCGCGCGCCCGCGAGCCGCTCGACAACGAACGCTCCAGCCAGATCGTCGAAACGCATGCCGAACTCCAGGGGCGGCGCCGCAAAGCCACTGATAAACGAGCCCTGAACTCGCACGCCCCGGATAGATCATGACAGCAAGGTCCGAACCCGACTGAAAATCTTTAGTAATGACTCAATAAGTAGAATTGCAACCGAGTCGCCGCCGGGACCAGGCTTGGGCACGCGATCACAGAGGACGCGCGCGCGACGCCAAGGATCTGGGACGGGCTCCCGGCGCGGAAATCATCAGTCGGAGCGCTCGATCTGTCGACGTGCGCTTCCGAGCAAAGGGGTTCCGCTACCCTTCGTGAAGGCGCCGGCGTAGCTCAATTGGCAGAGCAGCTGTTTTGTAAACAGCAGGTTACAGGTTCGATTCCTGCCGCCGGCTCCAACGCGTTTTCCACCGGTGTGGGCGACAATGCTTGAGAGGAGGTTGGTGAGATGAAGGCTGAAGAGAGAACGCCACTGATCGAGCGGTACCGCGAAGGCCATCGCACCGTCATGGAGGCGCTGCAAGGCGTGACCGAGGACGAGCTCGATCACTCGGCCAGCGGCGAGTGGACCCCGCGCATGATCGTCCACCACCTTGGCGACAGCGAGATGATGTCCGCCATCCGGCTCCGCCGCCTCCTGGCCGAGGACGCACCCCTCATCCACGGTTACGACGAGGCGGCGTTCGCCGACAAGCTGACGTCGGACCGCCCGATCGAACCGTCTCTCGAGGCGATGCGATGGGCACGCGAGTCGACGGCGCAGATCCTGGAGCGGCTGACCGAGGACGACTGGCGTCGCACTGGGACGCACAGCGAAAGCGGGCCGTACTCCGTCGAGAGGTGGCTGACGATTTACGCCAAGCACGCCCACGACCACGCCCAGCAAATCAGGCGCTCGCGGGGCAAGGCGTAGCGGTGGCCACGACCCACACGTTGCTTGAGGACGCGCTGGCGCGAGCGGCAGCCGCCCGCGATACGGACCTCGCCGACCTCGTCGAGGCGCTCCGGATCCCTTCGGTGAGTACGCTGCCGGAGCGGCGCGAAGACTGCCTGCGCAACGCCCGGTGGCTCAGGGACCGTTTCGACCGGCTGGGCATGAAAACAGAAATCGTCGATGTCATGGAGGGCGGACTTCCGGTCGTCGTCGCCGAATGGACCGGTCAACCGGGCAAACCCCACCTGACGATCTACGGCCACTACGACGTCCAGCCGCCAGACCCGCTCGACGAGTGGCAGTCGCCGCCTTTCCAGCCCGAGCTGCGCGACGGCCACATCTACGCGCGCGGCTGCGCCGACAACAAAGGCAACCACCTGGCGACGATCAAGGCGGTCGAGCATCTTTTCGCCGCCGGTGCTCCGCCGGTCAACCTGCGCT encodes:
- a CDS encoding PAS domain S-box protein, with the protein product MARSTLDNARPAAEKRRNGEGETRLGLLASIVDSSDDAIVSKTLEGVVTSWNPAAEKIYGYKADEIIGKPFSVLIHRDRPDEMVNILKEIRDGHRVEHYETVRVKKDGSAISISLTVSPIHDASGKIIGASSIARDITERKRAEERARITSQYARSLIEASLDPLVTISPEGKITDVNEGSIKVTGVPREKLIGTDFSDYFTEPEKAREGYEQVFAKGFVTDYPLTIRHRDGRLTDVL